From the Oceanicaulis alexandrii DSM 11625 genome, one window contains:
- a CDS encoding putative hydro-lyase → MTDPSQLRQAHLDAVRSGEFDQPTTGLCAGYAQANLVILPVKQAYDFLLFTQLNPKPCPLLGMSEPGEPLIPKLDVDVRTDAPRYEVFRDGEYAEERTDLTELWREDLVALLLGCSFTFEHALLAEGLPVRHIAAGTNVPMYRTSLACTPVGPFSGGMVVSMRGYPPELVERVSELTGRFPGSHGGPVHVGDPAEIGIADIMTPDFGDPPVLEDGDVPVFWACGVTPQAVVLDAKPELAIFHKPGHMIITAQRDAVV, encoded by the coding sequence ATGACCGACCCCTCCCAGCTCCGCCAAGCCCATCTGGACGCCGTGCGTTCGGGCGAATTTGACCAGCCCACGACCGGGCTTTGCGCCGGCTATGCTCAGGCCAATCTGGTGATCCTGCCGGTGAAGCAGGCCTATGACTTTCTGCTCTTCACCCAGCTCAATCCCAAACCCTGCCCGCTTCTGGGCATGAGCGAGCCGGGCGAGCCGTTGATCCCCAAGCTGGATGTGGACGTGCGTACGGACGCGCCGCGTTATGAGGTCTTCCGAGACGGAGAATACGCCGAAGAACGCACGGATCTGACGGAGCTCTGGCGGGAAGACCTGGTGGCGCTTCTGCTGGGGTGTTCATTCACTTTCGAGCACGCCTTGCTGGCCGAAGGCTTGCCGGTGCGCCATATCGCAGCGGGCACGAACGTGCCGATGTACCGCACCAGTCTCGCTTGTACGCCGGTGGGGCCGTTTTCGGGCGGAATGGTCGTCTCCATGCGCGGATATCCGCCAGAGCTGGTGGAGCGGGTAAGCGAGTTGACCGGGCGTTTTCCGGGCAGCCATGGCGGCCCGGTGCATGTGGGCGATCCCGCCGAGATCGGCATCGCCGACATCATGACGCCTGATTTTGGCGACCCTCCTGTGCTGGAAGACGGGGATGTGCCGGTGTTCTGGGCGTGCGGGGTGACGCCGCAGGCTGTTGTGCTGGACGCCAAGCCGGAACTGGCGATCTTTCACAAGCCGGGCCATATGATCATCACCGCGCAGCGCGACGCGGTGGTGTAA
- the tyrS gene encoding tyrosine--tRNA ligase — protein sequence MSVRLADPKATPFLADMEARGLLNQKTPELTDAYIAEHKPAMYVGFDPSAPSLHAGNLMPLLGMDRYRQRGGQVVVLLGGATGLIGDPSGKDAERNLQTEDIVQANIEGQRKQFERLFALTDGPEPIYVNNADWWRKMDVISFLRDVGKHFSVNAMLTKDSVRNRIENRDQGISFTEFSYQLLQGYDFVHLHRAHNVQIQMGGSDQWGNIVGGVDLVRRIEGQHAHAVTYPLLTNSEGKKYGKSEKGAVWIDPELTSPYEFYQFWLNSADADAPKFLSWLTDIDLSQLAELSEAEPHLRLPQKALAELLTARVHGQKAADLAIEASTVIFKGKSDNLSAELIDMIARAVPTLDASGGDALPLIDALVAEDLGAAASKSEARRLLKQNSVSLNGVKVQDENSDLREHRTGAGAVVMSVGKAKRFLIRFSG from the coding sequence ATGAGCGTTCGCCTCGCCGATCCCAAAGCCACGCCCTTCCTCGCCGATATGGAAGCCCGCGGCCTTCTCAACCAGAAGACGCCCGAGCTGACTGACGCTTATATCGCCGAGCACAAACCGGCAATGTATGTGGGCTTTGACCCGAGCGCGCCGAGCCTGCATGCGGGCAATCTGATGCCGCTTCTGGGCATGGACCGCTATCGCCAGCGCGGCGGACAGGTCGTGGTGCTGCTGGGCGGCGCCACGGGGCTGATCGGCGATCCGTCGGGCAAGGACGCCGAGCGCAACCTTCAGACCGAAGACATCGTGCAGGCCAATATCGAAGGCCAGCGCAAACAGTTTGAACGCCTGTTCGCGCTGACTGACGGGCCGGAGCCGATTTACGTCAACAACGCCGACTGGTGGCGGAAGATGGACGTGATCAGCTTTCTGCGTGATGTGGGCAAGCATTTCTCGGTCAACGCCATGCTGACCAAGGATTCGGTGCGCAACCGCATCGAAAACCGCGATCAGGGCATCTCCTTCACCGAGTTTTCCTACCAGCTCCTGCAGGGCTATGACTTCGTGCACCTGCACCGCGCCCATAACGTCCAGATCCAGATGGGCGGCTCGGACCAATGGGGCAATATCGTGGGCGGCGTGGATCTGGTGCGGCGCATCGAGGGCCAGCACGCCCATGCCGTCACCTATCCGCTGCTGACCAATTCGGAAGGCAAGAAATACGGCAAGTCGGAAAAAGGCGCGGTCTGGATCGATCCGGAGCTGACGAGCCCTTACGAGTTCTACCAGTTCTGGCTGAACAGCGCCGACGCGGACGCCCCGAAATTCCTCAGCTGGCTGACCGACATTGATCTCAGCCAGCTTGCAGAGCTGAGTGAGGCCGAGCCACATCTGCGCCTGCCTCAGAAAGCCCTCGCCGAGCTTCTGACAGCGCGCGTGCATGGTCAGAAGGCCGCCGATCTGGCGATTGAAGCCTCCACCGTGATCTTCAAGGGCAAGTCCGACAATCTCAGCGCCGAGCTGATCGACATGATCGCCCGCGCCGTGCCGACGCTGGACGCCAGCGGCGGCGACGCGCTGCCGCTCATTGACGCGCTCGTCGCTGAAGACCTGGGCGCCGCCGCGTCCAAGAGCGAAGCGCGGCGCCTTCTCAAGCAGAACTCAGTGTCGCTGAACGGCGTAAAAGTTCAGGACGAAAACTCAGATCTGCGCGAGCATCGCACCGGCGCTGGCGCCGTGGTGATGAGCGTGGGCAAGGCCAAACGCTTCCTCATTCGTTTTTCCGGATAA
- the murD gene encoding UDP-N-acetylmuramoyl-L-alanine--D-glutamate ligase, producing MTALSEFDAIFIWGFGKEGRAALDHVRERAPDAALYVIDSHEPEDLPEGVEYVGQDDLARAITLAGQSLIVKSPGVSLYDARLAEAMDLGAELTSQTNLWFASKPEHQTVIGVTGTKGKSTTASLLHHMLKSLGVNVVLAGNIGEPVINTPDDAEIVVVELSSYQIADLVHAPDWFVFLNLLNDHAPWHRGVEQYRRDKARLAMLDPNARGVMSAKDARLTSLFVHRPNTLWYDQSEGFHAPGGVIHHGAEAWGRIPALPGAHNAANACAALAVIEGLGLDAYDAFGSLASFKGLPHRLETVHTLNGVDFIDDTLCTTPQSCLLALEAFPDRPVSLILGGEDREQDYAPLAEGLKNETRIKAIITIPENGPSIVDALKSGPHANITAYEPDFELAVKRAYEALPEGGIVMMSPAAPRGAAFTYFGARGDAFAQAAKKLG from the coding sequence ATGACCGCGCTGTCTGAGTTCGACGCCATTTTCATCTGGGGCTTCGGCAAGGAAGGGCGCGCCGCGCTCGACCATGTGCGCGAACGCGCGCCTGACGCCGCGCTGTATGTGATTGACTCACATGAGCCCGAAGACTTGCCCGAAGGCGTCGAGTACGTCGGTCAGGATGATCTGGCCCGCGCCATCACCCTGGCGGGGCAATCGCTGATCGTGAAATCACCGGGGGTGTCGCTGTATGATGCGCGCCTGGCAGAGGCGATGGACCTGGGCGCCGAGCTGACCAGCCAGACCAATCTGTGGTTCGCGTCCAAGCCTGAGCATCAGACCGTGATCGGGGTGACGGGCACCAAGGGCAAATCCACGACCGCGAGCCTGCTGCATCATATGCTCAAGAGCCTCGGCGTGAACGTGGTGCTCGCGGGCAATATCGGCGAGCCGGTGATCAACACGCCAGACGACGCCGAGATCGTGGTGGTCGAGCTGTCGAGCTATCAGATCGCCGACCTGGTTCATGCGCCGGACTGGTTTGTGTTCTTGAACCTTCTCAATGATCACGCGCCCTGGCATCGCGGGGTGGAGCAATACCGCCGCGACAAGGCCCGGCTCGCCATGCTGGACCCCAATGCGCGCGGCGTCATGAGCGCCAAGGATGCGCGCCTGACCTCGCTGTTCGTGCATCGTCCGAACACCCTCTGGTATGACCAGTCCGAAGGCTTTCACGCCCCCGGCGGCGTGATCCATCACGGAGCGGAGGCTTGGGGCCGCATCCCCGCGCTTCCCGGCGCCCATAACGCGGCGAACGCCTGCGCTGCGCTGGCGGTGATCGAGGGCTTGGGGCTCGACGCCTATGACGCGTTCGGCAGCCTTGCGAGCTTCAAGGGCCTGCCCCACCGGCTTGAAACCGTACACACCCTCAATGGCGTCGACTTCATCGACGACACGCTGTGTACGACGCCCCAGTCCTGTCTGCTGGCTCTGGAGGCGTTCCCGGACCGCCCGGTCAGCCTCATTCTGGGGGGCGAAGATCGCGAACAGGATTATGCGCCGCTGGCCGAGGGGCTCAAAAACGAGACCCGGATCAAGGCCATCATCACCATCCCTGAGAACGGGCCAAGCATCGTCGACGCCCTGAAATCCGGTCCGCACGCAAATATAACAGCTTACGAGCCAGACTTTGAGTTGGCGGTGAAGCGCGCCTACGAGGCCTTGCCCGAAGGCGGGATCGTGATGATGAGCCCTGCGGCGCCCAGAGGCGCAGCCTTTACCTATTTCGGCGCTCGCGGCGACGCCTTCGCGCAAGCCGCGAAGAAGCTAGGATAA